From a region of the Candidatus Methylacidiphilales bacterium genome:
- a CDS encoding filamentous hemagglutinin N-terminal domain-containing protein, with protein sequence MSYEIAIESQLTNMLKSHYYDSAMKFLLPLIIQLLVIQTTISSPVFDAIQDGQATVSQSPNTTTINQTSSATTITWNSFNVQANEQVIFNQPSTTAIAINHILDSNPSQIFGSISANGRIILLNPQGFYFGANSSVSANTFIAATTSLTNTIYNPTTNTLTIINPTILNNSIQALGQISTSKTQLIAKTITQQGT encoded by the coding sequence ATGAGTTATGAAATTGCGATTGAGTCACAGTTAACTAACATGTTAAAATCACATTATTATGATTCGGCAATGAAATTTTTACTTCCTTTAATTATTCAATTACTGGTTATTCAAACTACTATTTCTTCTCCTGTGTTCGACGCTATCCAAGATGGCCAAGCCACCGTTAGTCAATCCCCTAACACCACCACCATCAATCAAACCTCATCTGCTACCACTATTACCTGGAACTCATTTAATGTACAGGCCAACGAACAAGTAATCTTTAACCAACCCTCTACGACAGCTATTGCTATTAACCATATCCTAGATAGCAACCCTTCCCAGATATTTGGTTCTATCTCAGCTAATGGCAGAATCATTCTCTTAAACCCACAAGGCTTCTACTTCGGAGCCAACTCATCTGTTTCAGCAAACACCTTCATTGCAGCAACCACTAGCCTAACCAATACCATCTACAACCCAACCACCAATACCCTCACCATCATCAATCCCACCATCCTTAACAACTCCATTCAAGCCCTCGGACAAATCTCCACCTCAAAAACTCAACTCATCGCCAAAACTATCACCCAACAAGGAACCA
- the purF gene encoding amidophosphoribosyltransferase has translation MCAIVGIQATRPVSLLLHSALISLQHRGQDAAGIITEDQGKFYSKKGLGLVKAVFSNNDISELFGNSGIAHLRYPTSGTFDALNEIQPLYVNAPFGITLSHNGNITNCEVLKASIQQNLPRHLNTENDSEVIINYLAYQLQKYCKLPSLTPDDLWWAVSNLFREARGGYSIIVQIADKGMIAIRDPNGIRPLIYGSKKTEKGTEYIIASESVAIDILGYTVERDVAPGEMIYFQSNQKPISYTYKNQTLLPCLFEFVYLARPDSTIDGISVYTARMEMGLALANKVKKSLPNEKIDVVIPIPDTSRIAAYELAMKLKINYREGFIKNRYIDRTFIMPKQLSREISVKHKLNPVKQEFYEKIVLLVDDSIVRGTTSKEIVQMAKQMGAKKVFFAVASPPVLFPNYYGIDIPSSEELIATNRTNQQIADEIGAESVIYLSLEELTDALTKLNSKIKKFEDSCFSGSYIHE, from the coding sequence ATGTGCGCCATAGTTGGAATTCAAGCAACTCGCCCAGTATCGCTTCTACTTCATTCTGCGCTAATATCGCTTCAGCATCGGGGTCAGGATGCCGCAGGAATTATAACTGAAGACCAAGGTAAATTCTATTCAAAAAAAGGATTAGGCCTAGTTAAAGCTGTATTTTCAAATAATGATATATCTGAACTATTCGGCAATTCTGGTATTGCCCATCTTCGCTACCCCACTTCAGGTACGTTTGATGCGTTAAATGAAATACAGCCATTGTATGTTAATGCGCCATTTGGAATTACACTAAGTCATAATGGAAATATTACTAACTGTGAAGTATTAAAAGCAAGTATCCAACAAAATTTACCTCGTCATCTCAACACTGAGAACGATTCAGAAGTTATTATTAATTACCTAGCCTATCAATTACAAAAATATTGCAAGTTACCTTCACTTACTCCTGACGACCTGTGGTGGGCGGTTTCAAATTTATTTCGTGAGGCGCGAGGAGGCTACAGTATTATTGTTCAAATAGCTGATAAAGGAATGATTGCAATCAGAGATCCAAATGGAATTAGACCGCTTATTTATGGTAGTAAAAAAACAGAAAAAGGAACTGAGTATATAATTGCCTCAGAAAGTGTGGCTATTGATATTCTAGGCTATACCGTTGAGCGAGATGTCGCACCTGGAGAAATGATCTATTTTCAATCCAATCAAAAACCAATTTCTTACACCTATAAAAACCAAACTTTATTACCATGTCTTTTTGAGTTTGTCTATCTTGCTCGTCCAGATAGTACCATTGACGGCATTTCAGTGTATACAGCACGAATGGAAATGGGTCTAGCGTTGGCGAATAAAGTAAAAAAATCTTTACCTAATGAAAAAATAGATGTGGTAATTCCCATTCCAGACACTTCAAGAATTGCAGCGTATGAACTGGCAATGAAATTAAAGATTAACTACCGAGAAGGGTTCATTAAAAATAGATACATTGATAGGACATTTATAATGCCAAAGCAATTATCGAGAGAAATCTCTGTAAAACATAAATTAAATCCGGTCAAACAAGAGTTTTATGAGAAAATTGTTTTACTAGTCGATGATTCCATAGTTCGGGGCACTACCTCAAAAGAAATTGTACAAATGGCTAAACAAATGGGCGCTAAAAAAGTTTTTTTTGCAGTAGCGTCTCCACCTGTTCTTTTTCCAAATTATTATGGTATTGATATCCCTTCATCTGAGGAGCTCATTGCTACCAATAGAACGAACCAACAGATTGCTGATGAGATAGGAGCTGAGTCAGTTATTTATCTTTCTCTTGAAGAGCTTACCGATGCATTAACAAAACTCAATTCAAAAATTAAAAAATTTGAAGATTCATGTTTTTCTGGTAGCTATATTCACGAATAA
- a CDS encoding SPOR domain-containing protein codes for MTQFKFSEKAPQLYSQHVVFVIGAISLIFFFLFSLWLIYSRAGIIQRNWLETQDSVYGISCFTNQLSSETIQNPTEPLINENPSLSNMSAQSQITPQVSTPPISVKPNSPLPQPPIKDSAKSQNQFIVQIGVFSQKQNADRIVTALKRKGIPAKIIVLQFLDSKNKYQLHLGPFASETEAKAYSEKQYKITEQRGIIKSINK; via the coding sequence ATGACACAATTTAAATTTTCTGAAAAAGCACCTCAATTATATTCACAACATGTTGTTTTTGTAATCGGAGCGATTAGTCTGATCTTCTTTTTTTTGTTTTCATTGTGGCTCATCTACTCTCGAGCTGGGATTATTCAAAGAAATTGGCTTGAAACACAGGACTCAGTATATGGCATCTCTTGTTTTACGAACCAACTATCTTCAGAAACAATTCAAAATCCCACTGAACCATTAATTAATGAAAACCCTAGCTTGAGCAACATGTCTGCTCAGAGTCAAATTACCCCCCAGGTATCTACACCCCCCATCAGCGTGAAACCTAATAGCCCATTACCTCAACCACCAATTAAAGACTCTGCCAAGTCTCAAAATCAGTTCATAGTCCAAATTGGAGTATTTAGTCAAAAACAGAACGCAGACCGAATAGTCACTGCGCTTAAAAGAAAAGGCATACCAGCTAAAATAATCGTGCTTCAATTCCTTGACTCAAAAAATAAGTACCAACTTCATCTTGGGCCTTTTGCAAGCGAAACTGAAGCAAAAGCGTATTCAGAAAAACAATACAAAATAACCGAGCAAAGAGGTATAATCAAGTCCATAAATAAATAA
- a CDS encoding Mur ligase family protein, whose translation MDYSLSRVTTAWEKLGCPIPAPVCITVAGTNGKGSVVHLLSSLFTDAGYIVGSYTSPHLNNFNERIRVNQVPVLATELLQCTNEISNVCESTPLTFFEHTTLLMSLAFQRRNVQLAILEVGLGGRLDAVNIFPNHIACITSIDYDHCEILGNTLSEIAYEKSGIIKSTSKYAVVNASGQDSVFIDRCEELHVPLQLLGRDLAVKTLSQHWELADLPSLQNKKLPYPRNKSLVHLENLALALACVERLQVSFPVRLDMIHSHIIKHFVPGRTQSSTTYPFILFDVAHNVASCVALIWFLQDTKFCSQEFVVVSGFCKEKDISTMIALFKDLPIQRWYCVQSNLERGVSPGQLAALVTSILPRTQAIASTTEVALNDIIKNKIPTLVFGSFYVVGEAMAHTNDTI comes from the coding sequence TCACGAGTTACTACAGCTTGGGAGAAATTAGGTTGCCCTATTCCTGCCCCAGTGTGTATTACAGTAGCAGGCACTAACGGCAAAGGTTCTGTGGTGCATTTGTTAAGTTCTTTGTTTACAGATGCAGGGTATATAGTTGGTTCTTACACCTCACCCCACCTTAATAATTTTAATGAACGAATACGTGTAAACCAAGTGCCTGTACTCGCTACTGAATTATTGCAATGTACCAATGAAATCTCAAATGTTTGCGAATCTACCCCGCTTACTTTTTTTGAACACACTACGTTACTTATGTCCCTTGCTTTTCAGCGCAGAAATGTTCAACTTGCAATTTTAGAAGTTGGATTAGGAGGAAGACTTGACGCAGTGAATATTTTTCCTAATCATATTGCTTGTATTACTTCTATTGATTACGATCATTGCGAGATTCTTGGCAATACTTTATCAGAAATAGCGTATGAAAAATCTGGCATAATCAAGTCCACAAGCAAGTATGCAGTAGTCAATGCCTCGGGTCAGGATTCTGTGTTTATAGACCGCTGCGAAGAACTCCATGTTCCATTACAGCTACTCGGTAGAGATTTAGCTGTAAAAACATTATCACAACATTGGGAGCTGGCTGATCTCCCAAGTCTTCAAAATAAAAAACTACCGTATCCAAGAAATAAAAGTCTGGTTCATCTAGAAAATTTAGCATTAGCGCTTGCCTGCGTTGAGCGATTACAAGTATCTTTCCCAGTACGGCTTGATATGATACATAGCCATATTATTAAACATTTTGTACCCGGTCGAACCCAGAGTAGCACCACATATCCCTTTATTTTGTTTGATGTTGCGCATAATGTCGCTTCGTGTGTGGCGCTAATATGGTTTCTACAAGATACAAAATTTTGTAGCCAAGAATTTGTGGTGGTGTCTGGGTTTTGCAAAGAGAAAGATATCTCAACTATGATCGCACTATTTAAAGACCTCCCGATCCAGCGATGGTATTGTGTGCAAAGTAATCTGGAAAGGGGAGTGTCACCTGGACAACTTGCTGCATTAGTTACTTCTATACTACCTCGCACTCAAGCCATCGCCAGTACTACAGAGGTTGCGTTAAATGATATAATTAAAAATAAAATTCCGACATTAGTATTTGGTTCGTTCTATGTTGTTGGAGAAGCGATGGCACATACCAATGACACAATTTAA